One Magnetococcales bacterium genomic window, GGACTTTGGGCCGAAAAATTGCTGTGATTGTCGGGGGATTCCAGGGGAGTGACCAAAGCTTTCCGTCCATCGAAGAGGACGGGGCTTTGTGTCCATCAACAAGAGAGAGAGGAATAGAAACATGTTTGTCCAAGATGTGATGGTTAAAGAAGTGCGTACCAGCCGGGCCGATGAAGCGGTTCGTTCTGTGGCGGGTGTCATCTGCACCAATAAAATCAGTGGTTTGCCGGTGGTGGATGACAATGGCAAGCTGCAAGGGGTCATCTCGGAAAAGGACATTTTGAACGCGCTTTTGCCCAGCTATTCGGAATTTTTGGATGATCCCATCCGGGGTCGGGATTTTGAGTCCATGGAGACCTCCTACAAAGAGGTGCTCTCCAAGAGCGTCAGCTCCCTGATGACCTCCCGGGTTTTTACCGTATCACCCACCGACCCCATCATGATGGCCGCATCTCAAATGGCCCTGCACAACTTTCGCCGCATTCCCGTGGTGGATAATGACAACACCCTGGTGGGTATCATCAGCTTGGGAGACATCCACAAGGCCATCTTCAAGCGGGAACTGGGTATTCGGGAGTAGTTCACATGGCTGAGGTGGTTCCACGCTGGGAGTGGCGGACCTTTGGTGCTGATTTTTCCGAAGCTGCAAAACGCTTGGCCCAACTGGGCTCTGCCAGGGTTCGGGAGAGCGCCGAGGTCTATCTCATTTCCTCCAAAAGCCACGAAAATACCAAGATTCGCCAGGGATTGATGGATATCAAAACCCTCTGTCAGGTGAATGATCAGAAGCTTGAGCAGTGGATTCCGGCACTTAAAACCGGTTTCCCACTGCAACGGGATCTTCTGGATCGTCTCTTTAAAACCTGGCAGGTGGAGCCATTGGCTCTATCGGGGGATGAATGGGATCTGGATTCTTTCCTGAGCCAGGTGGTGGATAGCCATCCCCACCTGGCCCGGGTGGATGTTTTCAAGGAGCGCCACGGTTATCTCATTGAGGATTGCATTATCGAGGTGGCCTATCTCAAGTTTGATGGCGAGCCGATCCAGACGGTGGCGGTGGAGATGGAAGAGGCGGACCGGGTGTGGGAGAGGGTTGTCTCCCTGGGGTTGGCGGATCGGGAAAATGTCAATTATGTCTCCGCACTCAAGCGGTTTAAGGGGATTGGTTGATTTTGGAATGGCTTGCCGGTCAAGGAAGGCAGGTGTCCGGCGGACCATTGGTGATGAAAGAGGGTAAGCTGGGGAATGGGTTGATCGAGGAGCTCTGGGGGCTTCGGTGAGCTTGGTTTGTCTCAAGAAGGGTCGGGTTTCCGGTCTGACAAGAGGAGGGGTTTGTGTTTTTTCGGGGAGTAGGTGAATGAACAAGCTGGTTGTTTTGTCGGGGCCTTCCTGCATTGGCAAGGGGCCTCTGTTCCAGGCTTTGCGTAAGTTTTTTCCGGAATTGGCAGGAAATTTTCAGCAGTTGGTGCTCTACAATGATCGCGCTCCCCGGCCTGGTGAGGAGGATGGGGTCGACTACCATTTTCGCTCCAGAGGGGAGATCGAGGATCTGCGCAGCAAGGATGGTTTTATCCTGGCAGATGTTCGCGGCGACCTGCAAGCGCTGGAAGTGGCTCAGATTGACCGGATTTTGGAAGCGGGCAATGTGCCTTTTTTTGAGGGCAACCCCTTTGTGCCGGCCAAGTTGAGAGAGGCCGGGCTTTTTGATCGGATCCCCACTCTATCGGTTTTTCTCTCCCCTCTCTCCCGGGAGGAGATTCTCTATCTGAGAGCCCCGGAGCGGCGGGTGGATCTGGCCAAATTTGTCGCCGACGTCCAGGGTCGCAAGCTTTTGCACCGCAACACCCGGCAAAAGATCAATCTTTCCCTGAATGATCTGGAAAACATCGAAAAATGGGCGGCAAGCGCCTTGGTGGAGATGCGGGAAGCGTGGAAGTTTCAGTATATCATTCATCTCCACGATGCCGAGGGCAACGATAACTGGGATGCCTTTTATTATCCCATCGGCAGCGCCCGCAAGGCCCTGATGAACTTTGCCTCCCTGTTGCGGGGAGAAGAGCCCGCCGGAGTGGAAAAGTGGGAGCAGGAGCTGATTCCCTGATCTGCTGATCGAATGGATCGGGGGGGGGGGTGGTTTTTCCGGCAGAGAACAGGGAGTGGCAGCTGACTGAGGTGTTTGGTGGCCCGATATGTTTGGTGGCCCAATAGGTGTTTGGTGGCCCAATAGGTGTTTGGTGGCTAATCTCAGTCAGCTGGAGCGGGCGTTTGGGGCTCGCAACTGAATCAAAACAAAAGAGGGCTTGGATGGGCGTTGAGATCGAAAGAAAATATCTGGTCAAAAATGATGCTTGGCGGGACGGAGCCCAAGGGGTAGCCTTTCGCCAGGGGTTTCTCTCCACCCAAAAGGAGCGGGTGGTGCGGGTCAGAATGGCCGGGGAAAAAGGCACCCTCACCATCAAAGGGGTCACCCGGGATGTTTCTCGGGTTGAATTCGAATATGAAATCCCCAAGGCCGATGCCGAGCAACTGCTGGATCAACTCTGTGAGCGTCCCCTGATCGAAAAAACCCGCTATAAGATTGAACACGCCGGATTGATCTGGGAAGTGGATATTTTTGAAGGGGAAAATGCCGGTTTGATCCTCGCCGAAGTGGAGCTTGAGGACGAAAATCAAGCCATTGAACTCCCCGATTGGGTGGGGGAAGAGGTCTCCTCCGATGCCCGCTACTACAACTCCAACCTGGTAAAAAATCCCTTTAGCAGTTGGCGGGATTGAGGCCTGGGGAAGAGACGCTTTGGCCCTTTATGCCATAGGGGACGTTCACGGCTGCTGTGAACCTCTCGTTGAGCTGCTGGATCGGATCCACTTCAAGCCGGATCGGGATCGTTTGTGGTTCGTGGGGGATCTCATCAACCGGGGGCCCTGCTCCATGGAGGTGCTGCGCCTGGTGCGGGATCTGGGGGATAGGGCTATTTCCCTGATGGGCAACCACGAGGCCCGGGCGGTGGCCGCCTTAAGTGGAGACCCCCGCCAGGCCGCTTTCAAGTCCATGGACTATCTTCGGGATGCCCCGGCTGCCGATGGTTGGGAGGAGTGGCTGCGAAAACGTCCGTTTTTCCATTGGGATCGGGAATCCGGGTTCGCCATGGCCCACGCCGGTCTCTATCCTTCCTGGAGCCTGAAAGAGGCTGAAAAGCGCTCCCGAAAACTGACCGATTGTTACCAGGATCCCAAAAAAATTCGGGCGCTGTTTGCCGGGTTTGGCGGTCCACTCCCGGAAGAAGAGCCCTCAAAAAAGATTCGGGCGAAGGATCCTTTGGCCCAGCTGCGTTTCGACCAGACCGTTTTTACCCGTATCCGTCTTTCCAACCGGGAAGGCCACCTCCTCTGGCCCAAAAAAGCCTTGGCGGCGGGTCTCAGCGATCCGTACTCTCTTCCCCCGGAAAGCTCTCCCTATAAACCCTGGTACGAGCTTTGGCAGACGCCCAAAAAGCAAAAAGTGATCCATGGCCACTGGGCGGCGGCTGGGCTCCAGCTGGGGGAGCAGGTGATCGGTCTGGATACCGGTTGTGTCTATGGGGGGCGACTCACGGCGATTCGCCTGGACGATCCCACGTTACCCATCACTCAGGTTGATTGTCCCGAATATGTCCCCCACAAGTGATTCCTCCCCATCGACCGCTTCGTCGGTTGTGAGCAGCTCTTCGGAGGCTATCAGCCCTGTGGATTCGGTCGTTTCTGGGGATGGCTTGGATGGTTCTACCTCCATTGATTCCGGAACGCCCCGACCTTTCCGGTTTGAGCTACGCCATACCGACCCCACCGGGGCCCGTTTGGGACGCCTGATAACCCGTCGTGGGGAGGTGGAAACCCCAGCCTTCATGCCCGTGGGGACAGCAGCTACCGTCAAGACCCTCACCCCCCGTGAGGTGCTTGAAACCGGCTCCCAGATCATTCTCGGCAACACCTATCACCTGATGTTGCGTCCCGGCCACGAGCGCATCGCCCGTCTGGGGGGATTGCACCACTTTATGAACTGGTCCGGGCCGATTCTGACCGACTCCGGCGGCTTTCAGGTCTTTAGCCTGGGGGCGTTGCGGACTCTTTCGGAGGAGGGGGTGGCCTTTCGCTCCCATATCGATGGCTCGGCCTTTTTTTTGAGTCCTGAAGGGGCCATCAAAGCCCAGGAGGATCTGGGGAGTGACATCATGATGCAGCTGGATGAGTGTCCTCCCTATCCCGCTGAAAAGGATTATCTCGCCCGCTCCATGGCCCTCTCTTTGCGATGGGCACGCCGTTCCAAGGAAGCCCGCAATCCGGATGGTAGCAGTGGCGCTCTCTTTGGCATTGTCCAGGGGGGGATGAACCTGGATCTTCGGGCCGAGTCGGCTGAGGGGCTGATGGATATTGGCTTTGATGGTTATGCCCTGGGGGGATTGTCGGTAGGGGAGCCGCCAGCGTTGCGCCAGCAGGTGCTGGATCACACTCCCCAGCGTCTACCCCCCGATCACCCCCGCTATCTCATGGGGGTGGGCAAGCCCCAGGATCTGGTGGCGGCGGTGGGAGCGGGGGTGGATATGTTTGATTGTGTTTTACCCACCCGCAACGCCCGCAACGGCCAGCTTTTTACCTGGAACGGTACCCTCAACATCAAGGGCGCGCGTTTTCGAGAAGATCAGGAGCCGGTGGCTGAGGGGTGCGGTTGTGAATGCTGCCGCCACTACAGTCGGGCCTATCTCCATCACCTGTTTCGCAGCCGGGAAATATTGGGCTTGAGGCTGATGACTCTGCACAATCTGCATTTTTATCAGGAGTTGATGGCCGGGATGCGCCAGGCGATCTCAGAGAACGGGTTTGAAGGGTTCAGAAAAGAGTTTGCCGCCCGGTTGGCTGCTGGGGGATAGTCGATGACAGGGGAGGCGAATTTTTAAGGTTTGAAAGTCTTTTCAAGTGGGCAGGTTGGCAGGTTGATAGGTCACTTTAACTTTTAAATTTTAAAGCAAGAGCTTATATGGTGTCTTGGTCAGCCCTTGTTTTTTTGATCGTTTTAAAATTAAAAACAGCAAATACCACTCTACAGCTCAAACTCCAGCCCTTCCAACGCCACTCTACAGCTCAAATTCCAACCCTTCCTGCGCCAGCAGATATTCAGGATCACCCGGTTTTCTGGGATGGCGGTCCAGAGCTTCCTGAAATACTTTTTCCAGGTTGGCATCGTCACGGGTAGGTTCGTGGTGGGTGAAAAACATGGTTTTTACGCCAGCTTCCTTGGCCAGACGCATGTTGCCGTCAAAAGTGCCATGCCCCCACCCCTGTTTGGCAGGATAGTCGTCCCGGGTGTAGGAGGTGTCGGCGATGAGGACATCCACCCCCCGGACAAAATCGAGAATGGCCTTGTTTTTCTGGGTCATAAATTTTTCATACTTGTGATAATCCTCATCTTCGGGGGCATAGAGGTTGTAGAGTTCCTCGTGATCTCCGGTGAAGAAGACTGTTTTGCCGTTGCATTCGATTTTGTAGCCGAAGTTGAGCACCGGATGGTTCATAAAAATATTGGTCACTTTGGCTGATCCCGCCTGAACGGTCTGATGTTCGGCCAGGGTGACATATTTGGTGGTAGCTTTGAGTTCTTCCTCCCGGACTGGAAAATAGGAATATTCCAGCTGGCGGGCCAAAATGGAGCTGATCCCCCGCTGCTCTACCGGATCAAAGGCGCCATAGATGTTGAGGTTGTTGCCGGGGATGAAGGAGGGGATAAAAAACGGCAGACCCTGAATGTGATCCCAGTGGGTA contains:
- a CDS encoding CBS domain-containing protein, translated to MVKEVRTSRADEAVRSVAGVICTNKISGLPVVDDNGKLQGVISEKDILNALLPSYSEFLDDPIRGRDFESMETSYKEVLSKSVSSLMTSRVFTVSPTDPIMMAASQMALHNFRRIPVVDNDNTLVGIISLGDIHKAIFKRELGIRE
- a CDS encoding CYTH domain-containing protein is translated as MGVEIERKYLVKNDAWRDGAQGVAFRQGFLSTQKERVVRVRMAGEKGTLTIKGVTRDVSRVEFEYEIPKADAEQLLDQLCERPLIEKTRYKIEHAGLIWEVDIFEGENAGLILAEVELEDENQAIELPDWVGEEVSSDARYYNSNLVKNPFSSWRD
- a CDS encoding symmetrical bis(5'-nucleosyl)-tetraphosphatase — encoded protein: MALYAIGDVHGCCEPLVELLDRIHFKPDRDRLWFVGDLINRGPCSMEVLRLVRDLGDRAISLMGNHEARAVAALSGDPRQAAFKSMDYLRDAPAADGWEEWLRKRPFFHWDRESGFAMAHAGLYPSWSLKEAEKRSRKLTDCYQDPKKIRALFAGFGGPLPEEEPSKKIRAKDPLAQLRFDQTVFTRIRLSNREGHLLWPKKALAAGLSDPYSLPPESSPYKPWYELWQTPKKQKVIHGHWAAAGLQLGEQVIGLDTGCVYGGRLTAIRLDDPTLPITQVDCPEYVPHK
- the tgt gene encoding tRNA guanosine(34) transglycosylase Tgt, which gives rise to MSPTSDSSPSTASSVVSSSSEAISPVDSVVSGDGLDGSTSIDSGTPRPFRFELRHTDPTGARLGRLITRRGEVETPAFMPVGTAATVKTLTPREVLETGSQIILGNTYHLMLRPGHERIARLGGLHHFMNWSGPILTDSGGFQVFSLGALRTLSEEGVAFRSHIDGSAFFLSPEGAIKAQEDLGSDIMMQLDECPPYPAEKDYLARSMALSLRWARRSKEARNPDGSSGALFGIVQGGMNLDLRAESAEGLMDIGFDGYALGGLSVGEPPALRQQVLDHTPQRLPPDHPRYLMGVGKPQDLVAAVGAGVDMFDCVLPTRNARNGQLFTWNGTLNIKGARFREDQEPVAEGCGCECCRHYSRAYLHHLFRSREILGLRLMTLHNLHFYQELMAGMRQAISENGFEGFRKEFAARLAAGG
- a CDS encoding MBL fold metallo-hydrolase, with the translated sequence MKIKFWGVRGSIACPGPKTLKYGGNTSCIEIRSDDNDLIILDAGTGIFQLAQTLFPELPLTCHIFITHTHWDHIQGLPFFIPSFIPGNNLNIYGAFDPVEQRGISSILARQLEYSYFPVREEELKATTKYVTLAEHQTVQAGSAKVTNIFMNHPVLNFGYKIECNGKTVFFTGDHEELYNLYAPEDEDYHKYEKFMTQKNKAILDFVRGVDVLIADTSYTRDDYPAKQGWGHGTFDGNMRLAKEAGVKTMFFTHHEPTRDDANLEKVFQEALDRHPRKPGDPEYLLAQEGLEFEL